One Owenweeksia hongkongensis DSM 17368 genomic region harbors:
- the coaE gene encoding dephospho-CoA kinase (Dephospho-CoA kinase (CoaE) performs the final step in coenzyme A biosynthesis.) has protein sequence MIIGLTGGIGSGKSTVAKIFEFLGVPVYEADAFSKTIIDTDKELQAEVVSLLGTEIIEEGKIVRPKMAELIFGDKNLLQKANDLIHPAVARHFQNWYENQSYPYVIKEAAILFESGSYKSCDKILVVAAPKEMRINRVMARSSMTREEVEARMNNQWPQEQKLEKADYIVTNDLTESVIKQVINIHENIIRTANSGSR, from the coding sequence ATGATAATTGGTCTCACAGGCGGTATAGGTAGCGGAAAATCTACAGTTGCCAAAATTTTTGAATTTTTAGGAGTTCCGGTGTATGAAGCCGATGCTTTTTCTAAAACCATTATTGATACCGATAAGGAATTACAAGCTGAAGTGGTAAGTCTGTTGGGAACCGAAATAATAGAGGAAGGTAAAATCGTTCGCCCAAAAATGGCAGAACTCATTTTTGGAGACAAAAATCTGTTACAAAAGGCAAATGACCTAATACACCCTGCGGTAGCGCGTCACTTTCAAAACTGGTACGAGAATCAATCCTATCCTTACGTGATAAAGGAAGCTGCTATACTTTTTGAGAGTGGTAGCTATAAGAGTTGTGATAAAATTTTGGTAGTAGCAGCGCCAAAGGAGATGCGAATAAACCGCGTAATGGCCCGTAGTAGTATGACTAGGGAAGAGGTTGAGGCAAGGATGAACAATCAATGGCCGCAAGAACAAAAATTGGAAAAAGCTGATTATATTGTTACAAATGATCTTACCGAATCGGTGATAAAGCAAGTAATCAACATCCATGAAAATATTATCCGCACAGCAAATTCGGGAAGCCGATAA
- a CDS encoding CdaR family protein, with translation MANNNLENIKEKLLKLGKPLLAGDNRAKVLCIILSVFLWFLIKLSKEGYTGEVNFPVIYKEVPANKKLLNQPIDHLKVTLRSQGFEILKYKIRSLRPIEIDVSRLDMSNAEHYTWNTQSRRNMISSQLGDNTEIVDIKPDTVHFNFSLVRSKKVKVYFKGKRQISDFKTLYAEPVITPDSVMISGSEQTLSQIDSLFIKPISPSEDTDSLDVEVELQMSKNKDLEIIQEKVRVQALYTSLTEGKFEIPVKVINLPKSYNITLFPNKVFVKYQLALEDFSKVSKDDFEAYVDYDQIESMENDRFLTVYMESSPPYLKKLIIDPKQLEFIITEK, from the coding sequence ATGGCAAACAACAACCTGGAAAACATAAAAGAAAAGTTGCTAAAATTGGGGAAACCCTTGCTAGCAGGTGATAATCGTGCGAAAGTACTTTGCATCATCCTTTCTGTTTTTCTATGGTTTTTGATTAAGCTTTCAAAAGAGGGGTACACAGGTGAAGTCAACTTCCCTGTGATTTACAAGGAAGTTCCTGCCAATAAAAAGTTACTAAACCAGCCAATCGATCACCTCAAGGTTACGCTTCGTTCTCAGGGCTTTGAAATTTTAAAATATAAGATTCGTTCATTACGTCCTATCGAAATTGACGTAAGTAGGCTGGATATGAGCAATGCCGAGCATTATACTTGGAATACGCAATCCAGGCGAAATATGATCTCGTCACAACTGGGCGATAATACCGAAATAGTGGACATAAAGCCGGATACAGTTCATTTTAACTTTAGCCTGGTGCGAAGTAAGAAGGTTAAGGTGTACTTTAAAGGAAAACGTCAAATTTCAGATTTTAAAACACTCTATGCAGAGCCTGTAATTACACCAGACTCTGTTATGATATCTGGTTCTGAGCAAACTTTAAGTCAAATAGACTCACTCTTCATTAAACCAATATCTCCAAGTGAGGACACAGATTCCTTAGATGTAGAGGTGGAGTTGCAAATGTCAAAAAACAAGGATTTAGAAATTATTCAGGAAAAAGTAAGGGTTCAGGCTTTATACACCAGCCTTACCGAGGGTAAGTTTGAAATTCCTGTAAAGGTGATCAACCTGCCAAAGTCATATAATATCACGCTATTTCCTAATAAGGTTTTTGTCAAATATCAACTTGCTTTAGAGGATTTTAGCAAGGTTTCAAAAGATGATTTTGAAGCTTATGTAGACTACGATCAAATTGAGAGCATGGAGAATGATCGCTTTCTTACTGTTTACATGGAATCTTCTCCACCTTATCTCAAGAAGCTTATTATTGACCCTAAGCAGCTTGAGTTTATTATTACCGAAAAATGA
- the yajC gene encoding preprotein translocase subunit YajC translates to MILSIFLQAAGGGLGSLLPLLLVIVVMYFFFFRPQIKRQKEEKNFQNEISKGMRIVTTSGIHGKILEVEEKYIILESENSRLRIDKTAVNKAMSAIYLPKDEKKKDDPKEKSDKK, encoded by the coding sequence ATGATATTATCTATTTTTTTACAAGCGGCCGGTGGTGGCTTGGGATCTCTTTTACCGCTTTTACTTGTAATTGTGGTTATGTATTTCTTTTTCTTCCGTCCGCAAATTAAGCGTCAGAAAGAAGAGAAAAACTTCCAGAATGAAATAAGTAAAGGAATGCGCATTGTGACCACAAGTGGTATACACGGCAAAATCCTTGAAGTAGAAGAGAAATATATTATTTTGGAAAGTGAAAATAGCCGCTTGCGAATTGACAAGACAGCGGTAAATAAAGCTATGAGTGCTATTTATCTTCCAAAAGATGAAAAAAAGAAGGACGATCCAAAAGAGAAGTCCGACAAGAAGTAA
- a CDS encoding DUF1573 domain-containing protein: MRKIAFAFSGLLLMAFTACDNAASKVASDDTEGTKVEAADVETKGTPSFEFTEETFDFGEIEEGTVAKHDFVFKNTGDAPLIITNAAGSCGCTVPQWPREPIAPGEEGTIHVEFNSQGRAGNQQKQVTLSANTVPNSKVLKISAQVKPSADASAEAQN; this comes from the coding sequence ATGAGAAAAATTGCATTCGCTTTTTCAGGATTGCTTTTAATGGCATTCACCGCATGTGACAATGCTGCAAGTAAAGTAGCTTCAGATGATACTGAAGGTACTAAAGTAGAAGCTGCTGACGTAGAAACTAAAGGAACACCTTCTTTTGAATTTACTGAAGAGACTTTTGACTTTGGCGAAATTGAGGAAGGAACTGTAGCTAAGCATGACTTCGTATTCAAAAATACAGGAGATGCTCCGTTGATTATTACCAATGCAGCTGGTAGCTGTGGATGTACTGTGCCACAATGGCCACGTGAGCCAATCGCCCCAGGTGAGGAAGGTACCATCCACGTTGAGTTTAACAGCCAAGGCCGTGCAGGTAACCAGCAAAAGCAAGTTACCCTTAGCGCTAACACTGTACCTAATTCTAAAGTGCTTAAGATTTCAGCTCAGGTAAAGCCTTCAGCTGATGCTAGTGCAGAAGCTCAAAATTAA
- the nusB gene encoding transcription antitermination factor NusB has protein sequence MLSRRHIRIKVLQALYEYFQNEGTEMTRGNKRLMESIHGIYDLYLFELKALSDLLRIAEDEIDRRKNKRLPTADDLNPSTRFVDNMFLNWLKSNVNFNKQIELNHVSWGENRDALRNIYKQMEASEEYAEYIALPENSIEADKKFIKWVYGTYIVNSDLVHQLYEDKNMHWADDLDAAQMMVAKTIKRFSAEMDEFTALPKLIKDSDDLSFAETLYKKCIANSEAYEELIHEKAVNWEMDRIALIDIILMKQAIAELTNFKEIPIKVTFNEYIELSKEYSTPKSGNFINGILDKLKTDLVDKGDIRKIGRGLL, from the coding sequence ATGCTGAGCCGTAGACATATACGTATCAAGGTGCTTCAGGCGCTATATGAGTACTTTCAAAATGAAGGTACAGAAATGACCAGGGGCAATAAGCGTCTAATGGAAAGCATCCATGGCATTTATGACCTATATCTTTTTGAACTCAAAGCTTTATCGGATTTACTCCGAATAGCTGAAGATGAAATTGATAGAAGAAAGAACAAGAGACTGCCTACAGCCGATGATCTTAATCCAAGTACTCGCTTTGTGGACAATATGTTTTTGAATTGGTTAAAATCCAATGTTAATTTCAACAAACAGATTGAGCTAAACCATGTGAGTTGGGGAGAGAATAGAGATGCTCTTCGCAACATTTATAAGCAAATGGAGGCTAGTGAAGAGTATGCAGAATACATTGCTCTTCCTGAAAATAGTATTGAGGCTGATAAGAAGTTTATAAAGTGGGTTTATGGAACCTACATTGTAAATAGCGATTTGGTGCACCAACTGTATGAAGATAAAAACATGCATTGGGCAGATGATTTGGATGCTGCACAAATGATGGTGGCTAAAACCATAAAACGCTTTTCAGCAGAGATGGATGAATTTACAGCTTTGCCAAAGCTTATCAAGGATTCTGATGATTTGTCATTTGCCGAAACACTTTATAAAAAGTGTATAGCCAATAGCGAAGCTTATGAGGAACTTATCCACGAAAAGGCGGTAAACTGGGAAATGGATCGCATTGCGCTTATTGATATTATTTTGATGAAGCAAGCCATAGCTGAACTTACCAACTTTAAGGAAATACCCATTAAAGTAACCTTTAATGAGTACATAGAATTGAGCAAAGAATACAGTACGCCTAAAAGTGGAAACTTTATAAACGGGATACTTGACAAGTTAAAGACAGATCTTGTTGATAAAGGTGATATCCGAAAAATTGGCAGAGGACTTCTTTAG
- a CDS encoding Glu/Leu/Phe/Val family dehydrogenase, producing the protein MSDLTILNKSIDRGPVFNSEAFKGHEQLVFCQDEETGLKAIIGIHSTTLGPALGGTRMWNYENEADAIRDALRLSRGMTYKASISGLDLGGGKAVIIGDSRKDKTDALMRKFGEYVNSLSGRYITAEDVGINTHDMEMVKLETNHVTGIPEHMGGSGDPSPVTAYGVFMGMKASAQQKWGSDNLAGKKVLVQGIGHVGETLVKYLTDEGAIVTINDIHEDRIVEISAKYNTQVYRGNNLFEVEMDIYAPCALGATVNSKTIEMMKCDIIAGAANNQLEDEVVHGQMVKDKGILYAPDFLINAGGLINVYREIAGYDQAEAMRRTENIYDTTLRIFKLSQERNISTHEAALKIAEERVALKKAELANA; encoded by the coding sequence ATGAGCGATCTTACCATACTGAACAAGTCTATCGACCGCGGACCGGTCTTTAATTCAGAGGCCTTTAAAGGGCACGAGCAACTAGTATTTTGCCAAGATGAAGAAACCGGCCTAAAAGCCATCATCGGTATTCACAGTACCACATTGGGCCCAGCCCTTGGAGGTACTCGTATGTGGAACTACGAAAATGAAGCTGACGCGATTCGCGATGCACTTCGTCTTTCAAGAGGAATGACTTATAAAGCATCGATTTCAGGGCTTGACCTTGGCGGTGGAAAAGCAGTAATTATTGGCGATAGCCGTAAGGATAAAACGGATGCTCTTATGCGCAAGTTTGGTGAGTACGTAAACTCACTTTCAGGACGCTACATTACAGCAGAAGATGTGGGTATCAATACTCACGATATGGAAATGGTAAAGCTTGAAACCAACCACGTTACTGGAATTCCTGAGCACATGGGCGGTAGTGGTGACCCCAGTCCCGTAACCGCTTACGGGGTGTTTATGGGTATGAAGGCTTCTGCTCAGCAAAAGTGGGGGTCTGATAACCTTGCCGGAAAAAAAGTATTAGTTCAAGGAATTGGTCACGTTGGTGAAACTCTGGTAAAATACCTGACTGATGAAGGAGCTATAGTTACCATCAATGACATCCACGAAGATAGAATTGTAGAAATTTCTGCTAAGTACAACACTCAAGTTTACCGTGGTAATAATCTATTTGAAGTTGAAATGGACATCTATGCACCATGTGCTCTTGGAGCAACGGTAAATAGCAAGACCATCGAAATGATGAAATGCGATATTATTGCAGGAGCAGCCAATAATCAACTTGAAGATGAAGTGGTACATGGCCAAATGGTAAAAGATAAGGGTATCTTATACGCACCGGATTTTCTTATTAACGCTGGTGGTTTGATCAACGTATACCGCGAAATAGCTGGTTATGATCAAGCAGAAGCCATGCGTAGAACCGAGAATATTTACGATACCACTTTAAGAATTTTCAAGCTTTCGCAAGAACGCAATATTTCTACTCACGAAGCAGCATTGAAAATTGCTGAAGAGCGCGTAGCCCTAAAAAAAGCTGAACTAGCTAACGCATAA
- a CDS encoding ABC transporter ATP-binding protein produces the protein MKSLKVLNKYFYKYRGRLLLGVLFVTISVIFGVFPAQFVRESFDTVQVAIDRYNSPTGNTDMGELRSKLIMYGLIIIGASLLKGLFMFFMRQTIIVVSRFIEYDMKNEIFDQYQKLSLAFYKRNNTGDLMNRISEDVSRVRMYLGPAIMYTINVGLSLIIIISIMLTINVRLTLYALAPLPILAVAIYYVSAMINVKSEQVQRQLSSITSFVQEAFSGIRVLKAYVREAHSRKEFRKEADTYLEKNEELYRINSLFFPLMLLLIGMSTIFTIYIGGQEAIKGNITTGNIAEFIIYVNMLTWPVASIGWVTSLVQRAAASQTRINEFLKITPEIENPTTEPLDLKGKIEFKNVSFTYPDTGIKAMNNVSFTIEEGQSLAVIGKTGSGKSTIASLIGRLYDVTEGEILIDDKNIKQINLSDLRKSIGYVPQEAFLFSSTIAKNIGFGLENASEEVVINAAKNAEVHHNIVDFPQGYETRVGERGITLSGGQKQRVSIARAIIKEPKLMIFDDCLSAVDTETEEKILGNLKRLIDKRTTLIISHRVSSVKHADSILVLDNGAIIEKGTHDELMEKDGYYKMMYEQQLIEDSKKAV, from the coding sequence ATGAAGTCTCTAAAAGTTCTAAATAAATATTTCTACAAATATCGCGGACGCCTTTTACTGGGCGTTCTGTTTGTTACCATCTCCGTAATTTTCGGAGTATTTCCGGCACAGTTTGTTCGCGAGTCATTTGACACCGTGCAAGTTGCTATTGACCGTTACAATTCACCAACTGGAAATACAGATATGGGCGAACTTCGTAGCAAGCTCATCATGTATGGCCTTATCATTATAGGAGCTTCATTGTTAAAGGGTCTTTTTATGTTCTTTATGCGCCAAACCATAATTGTGGTAAGCCGCTTTATTGAGTATGATATGAAAAATGAAATTTTTGACCAGTATCAAAAATTGTCGTTAGCCTTCTATAAACGCAACAATACGGGTGACCTGATGAACCGTATAAGCGAAGATGTGAGCCGAGTGCGAATGTATTTGGGGCCAGCTATAATGTACACGATTAACGTGGGCTTATCACTTATTATCATAATTAGTATAATGCTTACTATCAATGTAAGACTTACGCTTTACGCATTGGCTCCCCTCCCCATTTTGGCCGTAGCCATATACTATGTGAGCGCCATGATAAATGTAAAAAGTGAGCAGGTACAGCGTCAACTAAGCTCTATTACTTCTTTTGTACAGGAAGCTTTTTCAGGTATACGAGTGCTAAAAGCGTACGTGCGTGAGGCACATTCTCGCAAAGAGTTTAGAAAAGAAGCCGATACCTATTTGGAAAAAAACGAAGAACTCTATAGAATTAACTCCCTCTTCTTTCCCCTTATGCTTTTGCTGATTGGCATGTCTACCATTTTCACCATATATATTGGAGGTCAGGAAGCTATCAAGGGCAATATTACTACCGGAAACATTGCTGAATTTATCATTTATGTAAACATGCTAACATGGCCAGTTGCTTCCATTGGTTGGGTAACTTCACTTGTGCAAAGAGCAGCAGCTTCGCAAACCCGTATCAATGAGTTTTTAAAAATCACTCCAGAAATTGAAAATCCAACTACAGAGCCGCTTGACCTAAAAGGTAAAATTGAGTTTAAGAACGTAAGCTTCACCTACCCTGACACTGGAATCAAAGCGATGAATAATGTTTCATTTACCATTGAAGAAGGACAATCGCTGGCGGTAATTGGCAAGACCGGTTCTGGTAAATCCACCATCGCATCTTTGATTGGACGTTTATATGATGTGACGGAGGGTGAAATTCTTATCGATGATAAAAATATCAAGCAAATAAACCTTTCCGACCTTAGGAAATCTATTGGCTATGTGCCGCAGGAAGCATTTCTGTTTTCATCAACTATTGCAAAAAATATAGGTTTTGGCCTTGAAAATGCCAGCGAAGAAGTGGTAATCAATGCCGCCAAAAATGCAGAAGTTCACCACAATATTGTGGATTTTCCGCAAGGATATGAAACGCGCGTAGGTGAAAGAGGAATAACCTTAAGTGGTGGGCAAAAGCAGCGTGTAAGCATTGCTCGTGCCATCATTAAGGAGCCCAAGCTTATGATCTTTGATGACTGTTTATCAGCCGTGGATACTGAGACTGAAGAAAAGATTTTGGGCAACCTAAAGCGATTGATTGATAAGCGGACAACCCTTATTATTAGCCACCGAGTTTCTTCTGTAAAGCATGCTGACTCTATCCTGGTGCTTGATAACGGAGCGATTATAGAAAAAGGAACCCATGACGAGCTAATGGAAAAAGACGGTTATTATAAGATGATGTACGAGCAGCAATTGATCGAAGATTCAAAAAAAGCCGTGTAA
- a CDS encoding PUR family DNA/RNA-binding protein, with amino-acid sequence MKDQVHNGQEEIHSKVLRAGRRTYFFDVRATKADDYYLTITESKKHTNENGNQFYKKHKIYLYKEDFENFRDILNEITDFIVNEKGEEVISETHQSDFHQRSEPNEEQYETANAENDSSKPAAKAFTDVSFDDI; translated from the coding sequence ATGAAGGACCAAGTTCATAACGGGCAAGAAGAAATACATTCCAAGGTTTTAAGGGCAGGTAGAAGAACCTACTTTTTTGATGTGAGAGCCACCAAGGCAGATGATTACTACCTGACAATTACAGAAAGTAAGAAGCACACCAACGAAAACGGAAACCAGTTTTATAAAAAGCACAAGATTTACCTTTATAAAGAAGACTTTGAAAACTTCAGAGATATTCTAAACGAAATCACTGACTTTATTGTAAATGAAAAAGGTGAAGAGGTAATTTCAGAAACACATCAATCGGACTTTCACCAAAGAAGTGAACCTAATGAAGAGCAATACGAAACTGCTAATGCAGAAAATGATTCTTCAAAACCAGCAGCAAAAGCTTTTACCGATGTAAGCTTTGACGATATTTAA
- the hutI gene encoding imidazolonepropionase, giving the protein MKTLIHNISLILHIDQNKRKHKRGKELGDFPTTENAWLLMEDGKIADYGTKGSEPAADEKIDAKGGMLLPTWVDSHTHLVYAGTREDEFAKRLHGMTYEQIANEGGGILNSARKLRSASEEELYEAAAGRLDELIKLGTGAIEIKSGYGLTTESEVKILRVARKLAENFPIPIKTSFLGAHAFPEEFKDDHAGYVKQIVEEMLPKITEEKLADYVDVFCEKGYFSTEEMEDIIVAGNENGLKSKLHVNQFNSLGAIEISVKHDAVSVDHLEVMTDEDVAILAKSDTIGTLLPGCSLFLEIPYGPARELIDKNAIVALATDYNPGSSPSGNMNLVVSLATFKMKMTPEEAISAATLNGAAAIELSDELGSIEKGKRANLIITKPLSSPSFLPYNFGHNHIEHVLINGKIYE; this is encoded by the coding sequence ATGAAAACATTAATCCATAACATTTCCCTAATCCTCCACATCGACCAAAACAAGCGTAAACACAAGCGCGGTAAGGAATTGGGAGACTTCCCGACTACTGAAAACGCATGGCTATTGATGGAGGATGGCAAAATCGCAGACTACGGAACTAAGGGCTCGGAGCCAGCAGCAGACGAAAAGATAGACGCCAAAGGCGGAATGCTACTCCCTACCTGGGTTGACAGCCACACTCACCTGGTGTATGCGGGTACACGAGAAGATGAATTTGCCAAGCGCCTGCACGGCATGACCTACGAGCAGATTGCTAATGAAGGTGGAGGCATTCTAAACTCAGCACGCAAGCTACGAAGCGCCAGCGAAGAAGAGCTTTACGAAGCAGCAGCGGGACGACTGGATGAATTAATAAAACTAGGAACCGGAGCTATCGAAATTAAGAGTGGTTACGGACTGACCACCGAGAGCGAAGTGAAGATCCTGAGGGTAGCTCGAAAGCTGGCTGAAAACTTCCCGATTCCGATCAAAACGAGCTTCCTTGGAGCGCATGCTTTTCCCGAAGAATTTAAGGACGATCATGCAGGATATGTGAAGCAGATTGTGGAAGAAATGCTTCCAAAAATTACCGAAGAAAAGTTGGCAGATTATGTGGATGTATTCTGCGAAAAAGGCTATTTTTCCACCGAAGAGATGGAAGACATCATTGTAGCAGGAAATGAAAATGGCTTAAAATCAAAACTTCATGTTAACCAATTCAACTCACTGGGAGCCATTGAAATAAGCGTTAAGCATGACGCGGTGTCAGTAGACCATTTAGAGGTAATGACTGACGAAGATGTGGCGATTTTGGCAAAGTCTGATACCATCGGGACTTTGCTTCCGGGATGCTCCCTGTTTTTGGAAATCCCCTACGGTCCGGCACGTGAACTGATCGACAAAAATGCCATCGTTGCATTGGCTACAGATTACAACCCCGGATCGTCTCCAAGTGGCAATATGAACCTCGTAGTTTCACTCGCTACTTTCAAGATGAAAATGACGCCTGAAGAGGCTATTTCGGCAGCTACCCTAAACGGTGCCGCAGCTATCGAGTTGAGTGACGAATTGGGAAGTATTGAGAAAGGCAAGCGCGCCAACCTCATTATCACCAAGCCTCTCTCCTCCCCTTCATTCCTGCCGTACAACTTTGGCCACAATCACATCGAACACGTACTGATAAATGGTAAAATCTATGAGTAG
- a CDS encoding formimidoylglutamase — protein sequence MSSQLSLFTEEQLQANTATRAGETKLGETVQLVSSLDDLSQSTARFVLFGIKEDIGIRANLGIGGATDCWDIAIKALLNVQSNAFLNGSEIAILGHLGFEDLLAEARDLNASNADDLKRLRELTTKIDSHVSETVEAIVGPGKVPIIIGGGHNNSYGNISGTSKALGKAINVLNIDPHTDFRDMEGRHSGNGFSYARHEGYLDKYAVYGLHEGYNGKGIIEKFQSDPKLTFRTFEGLLSKTDSERNHIFMDILNWCGHDALGLELDLDAITKFPVSALNPSGFTLNEVRTLVRATAGLRAPAYFHMCEGSPGRASSQQEKDMLGKSIAYLVTDFVKGYFR from the coding sequence ATGAGTAGTCAACTATCGCTTTTCACCGAAGAGCAATTACAAGCCAATACCGCCACCCGTGCGGGTGAAACCAAACTTGGCGAAACCGTTCAGCTGGTTTCTTCGCTGGATGATTTGTCGCAATCTACCGCACGCTTTGTGCTATTTGGTATAAAAGAAGACATCGGCATACGCGCCAACCTGGGCATAGGCGGAGCAACCGATTGCTGGGATATTGCCATCAAAGCCTTGCTAAATGTGCAGAGCAACGCCTTTTTGAATGGCAGCGAAATAGCCATTTTGGGACACCTTGGCTTTGAAGACCTACTTGCAGAAGCCAGAGATCTGAACGCCTCCAATGCTGATGATCTGAAAAGACTGCGTGAGCTTACCACAAAGATTGACTCGCACGTAAGCGAAACCGTAGAAGCCATTGTAGGACCCGGCAAAGTGCCCATTATTATCGGTGGTGGCCACAACAACAGCTATGGTAATATCAGCGGTACATCCAAAGCTTTGGGCAAGGCCATCAATGTGCTGAATATAGACCCACACACCGACTTTCGCGATATGGAAGGCCGCCACAGTGGCAATGGCTTTAGTTATGCCCGTCACGAGGGCTATTTGGACAAATACGCGGTGTATGGCCTGCATGAAGGTTACAATGGCAAAGGCATTATTGAGAAATTTCAATCAGACCCCAAACTTACTTTCCGAACCTTTGAAGGGCTGCTTTCCAAAACCGATAGCGAGCGCAACCACATCTTTATGGATATCCTCAACTGGTGCGGACATGATGCCCTTGGCCTGGAGCTGGACCTGGATGCGATCACCAAATTTCCGGTGAGTGCCCTCAACCCCTCCGGCTTTACGCTAAATGAAGTACGAACCCTAGTACGCGCCACAGCCGGCCTACGCGCCCCTGCCTATTTCCATATGTGTGAAGGCTCACCCGGCCGCGCCAGTTCGCAGCAGGAAAAAGATATGCTCGGCAAGAGTATCGCTTATTTAGTGACGGATTTTGTGAAGGGGTATTTTCGATAA
- a CDS encoding AAA family ATPase: protein MKILSFRATKVHGYIPIHTEFNDELSIIVGGNGSGKTTAIVLMQAILCPNFKDLLTIPFETLSLTILINKTKYTLGVKSISDALEFRVSSIKEPLIIPTINKENIEYLNYHKKELHDINDQVFAQNQPSKVIDFLKNIQTPVFMGLDRTNDIYRENEDYMFERRSQMAKERKGYINYKRQFKGSLGTSLFETEMLVQEAYRRRSSIEERSHAKLKDEILLSSFEYTTFKGRLTEQNYIERRQMLERRNEIKEVLSKIGYSNERFYKKLESFFDKLEELINQMEKSKDGINIEWLTNQAQIERITKILDIIDESNSNISRAFKPINEFISIVNSFLGDSKKRISIDKVGRLNIIRPDGKTTMIDALSSGERQLVVLFANVIFNGENKFPENVFIIDEPELSLHIRWQERFIEKMLSAGKATQFILATHSPDIIGEYKRSCVRINSSH, encoded by the coding sequence ATGAAAATATTAAGTTTTAGAGCTACTAAAGTTCATGGCTATATCCCAATACATACTGAGTTTAATGATGAGCTGTCCATAATAGTTGGTGGAAACGGATCTGGAAAAACTACTGCAATCGTATTAATGCAAGCAATATTATGCCCAAACTTCAAAGATCTACTAACAATTCCGTTTGAAACCTTATCACTTACAATTTTAATTAATAAAACCAAGTATACACTAGGAGTTAAGAGTATTTCAGATGCACTGGAGTTTAGAGTTAGCTCGATTAAGGAACCATTAATTATTCCTACAATTAATAAGGAAAATATTGAATATTTAAATTATCACAAAAAAGAACTTCATGACATAAATGACCAAGTTTTCGCCCAGAATCAACCTAGTAAGGTTATCGATTTCCTAAAAAATATACAGACACCAGTTTTCATGGGACTGGACAGGACAAATGATATTTATAGGGAGAATGAAGATTATATGTTTGAGCGAAGAAGTCAAATGGCTAAAGAAAGAAAAGGTTATATAAACTATAAACGACAATTTAAGGGCTCCTTAGGTACAAGCTTGTTCGAAACCGAAATGCTTGTTCAGGAAGCATATAGAAGAAGAAGCTCTATCGAAGAACGCTCTCATGCTAAATTAAAAGATGAAATACTGCTATCTTCCTTTGAGTATACAACATTTAAGGGACGCTTGACAGAGCAAAACTATATCGAAAGGAGACAAATGCTGGAACGGAGGAATGAAATTAAAGAAGTACTTTCAAAAATAGGTTATAGCAATGAGAGGTTTTACAAAAAATTAGAGAGCTTTTTCGATAAACTAGAGGAATTAATCAATCAGATGGAAAAAAGCAAAGATGGTATAAACATCGAATGGCTAACTAATCAGGCTCAGATTGAACGAATAACCAAGATTCTTGATATCATAGATGAAAGTAACTCAAATATAAGCAGAGCATTTAAACCAATAAATGAGTTTATTTCAATAGTCAACTCATTTTTGGGAGACTCTAAAAAAAGAATTTCAATTGATAAGGTAGGGCGTCTAAATATTATACGTCCTGACGGAAAAACCACAATGATTGATGCACTCTCTTCTGGAGAGAGACAATTGGTAGTTTTATTTGCTAACGTAATTTTTAATGGTGAAAACAAATTTCCTGAAAATGTTTTTATCATTGATGAACCCGAGCTTTCTCTCCACATTAGGTGGCAGGAGAGATTTATAGAAAAAATGCTGTCAGCTGGAAAAGCAACTCAATTCATTTTAGCAACTCATTCCCCTGATATTATAGGGGAATACAAAAGAAGTTGTGTAAGAATAAATAGCTCTCACTAG